CTGATGCAGCACGTGTGCAGTCTGAACATGCCTGGACAAGATCCATCTGCTCCACATCTGATTGGCCCTTTCTCTTCTTCGTTGGTTCGGTGAATGGAAGCGTTTTACCGCCAAATACCTGCGGAGTCGCCGTCTACTGGTTGGATGTGTTATCGCCAAAAATAATTCTGTTTCACAAGTGCAACTTTTTCATCAGTCCAACAATACAGATTGTGTGGACGATTTATAAGAGAGTGATGACATGAAAGCCGTTAAATAAATCTCGAGgttcataaaaatatatatgaagcTCAGCCCAATTCTTAGCTGCACAAGGAACTGTCAAGTTAAAAGTTCGAAATTTGGAATAAAAGTGGCACTCGTGTGGTGCGTGCTAGTGTTTCAAATGTGCCGAACGTATCCTGGACCTCTGTGGTTGGATCACCAAACGCCTTCATTACTCTAAATGGTGCGAAATGTAAGGACTAGCCATGTGTCAGATTCGTACTCCAAACCAACAGGGGCAGCATATGACCGGAGTAGCTGTTAAGTGCTGATAACTGTTACTGTGTCTCcattcagggtctgcatccttcggaggccGCAtctgaaggccaattacgtcacaatgTGTGAAGAGGCTGTCCCAattcgaaggctcctccaaatacAGCTCACAAATGTGgccctcttttccctctttttggaggatgcaccaaAGGTCTCTCCAAAGGACTCACCTTCAAAGACTGCATAGCCCAGGTCCatcaaaggatgcagaccctgaattgagacacagcatgtAGCTGCCCCTTAGATAGTTAGCTCAGTaagctgtgcagctagctgtTCAGACTGGGAGCACAGGGACCAGGACGCTGTTCACAGCGCTAGCACAGGGActtaaaattcttacatattgcccctttaaaggaaagaaaagcccTCTAGCGACTTACTGGGGTACATACAGTTTAAACAGGAAGTACTCATGCATAGTTagtttttttaaacccttgtgTTTAAACTCTTGTATGGTTATATATCTGTcttctattaaaaaaacaatatatccATTGTTTTTAGATCTGGGGGGCCTCctgtcctgcatgttttagatgatTCTCTGCTCCATCTGCCTGATTCAAATGAGCAGCTTGTCATCAAGCTCTGCCATGACAGACTTGTTCATCTTCTTTTAGAATGGCAAGATTTGACAAAAGTAATtgtaattttatgttttgttttgttttgatcactAAAATAAGTACTATATATGTACAGAAGTACAGGGGAAAAACAACGCAAGTTTTCCGTCAAAAATGTGGCTAAactaaaacatttcagaaactgGAGTGCAGTAAAAAATGCTCTTGTCCATTTAGTCAAATTCATCTGAAATGTATCATGTACCTTAACGTattgattatatatttttctataatCTTTTGACTGGAGtatctcatttttttcctctttgtttgtgtaatgATTTACAGACCAAAGCAAAATCACTTATTTGCACACgtatgacaaaaacaaaatgaatttgtCAATTGCCAAAACAATTCTCATGAACTCTAATTAACTAAATAATTCCTGAATTAATTTTAccagaaaggagaaaaaaaatcatctaaaataagaaaatatttttatttagtgCTTTGTCTCTTGAACACTAAATGCAATCACTTAATACAATATTTGAAAttaatctgaaatgtaaaaaaaaaaaatcaaaaaaaatcaaaaaaaatcagccaacagtatgataaaacatttttatccatGAATGACATCATACAGTTCCTTTTGGTTTTGTGggcctttttattttcacaatccttccaaatgtacaaaaacaaagacgtgttacaaaaacaaaaagagaaaaaaaaaaggaattcacCATTACCATTATCCCCTgtgacgacaacaacaaaaaccaacagatgacTGGAGACTGCTGTCAAACCAAGGTGCATCAGCCTGAGGTGTGGTAGACAGACCAGGGGAAATAAACATCTCAACTTTTTGAAAAGCTGTCCCCTCTTCTCTAAaaatttgttttagtttttaaacatCGGGCAGGCCCTGGCCACCACCCCTCCACCGTCCACAGTTTTCCCAGAGCAGCGGAGGACCTAAAAGGGAGCGCCGCATCTTTTCGACTTGGCTTCAGAGCATTCGGTAGTTCACTAAGAGAGTGGAATATAATTTAGTTCTTTCTTTGCATGGATTTCCccaatcctcctcctcctcctgttgtggGTGGGATGTTGAGTTCCTGTATGGAGCTTTTATAGCTCATCGTCGCcgtccctcttcttcttcttcttcttcttggactCCTCCTGCACTGCCAAGGGATTGGTGGCCTCTCTCTTCAAGTAGGAGATGAAGTCGCTCACCTCGCGACCCCCCTGAGACACAAAACGGTGAGAGGGGGATGATGAGCAGAGTGGATACAAGCAGGACGTCGTTTTAATGAACGCTCAAGCAGACACTCACCTCGTATTTCTTTGGGGTCATCTTACGTCCAGCAGGGGCAAAGTACAGTGTGGGGAAACTAGAAAAGCAAAAGATTCAGTGAGCaagatgccaaaaaaaacataaaatttaCAGCCCAAACAACACTGGATTTTAAAGGTCAATACCAAtatttgggttaaaaaaaaaccctataaCAATGTATTGGCTTGGCCCTTTTATCAGTCTACCTCTAAATAACTTCCCgtgaaatataaaaactaaatgaattaGTAAATGGGAATTACATGACAAGGTTTATTTCTTCCTGATCGTAATTTGGAAGTAATGTGTGAGTGAAACTTGGTGTTACATTATTCATCGAGGCATTCTGAGATAGAGGGGAAGTGtgaatattacattattataaGTGACCCATGACTCACCCGCTGACTTCATATGGAGATGGCACATCATTGGCTGTGGCGTCCATCTTGGCAATGACAATGTTGGGATCCTCAGCAAGCTTtaagacaagaggagagaaacagtcaACTGTTTGCAAGCTAGTTCACAAAATCTACTACTAGAGAGTCTGTAAGTTGTGGTCTAATACAACTTTTGCTGAAAGCCAGTAAAACAATTGTCTTACACGCTGGTTTCtaccatttttaaaattattttacccttaaaaatgtacaaaaatgaatTGAAAGACAACACCAGGTTCCGTAAGGTTTTCAACCTAAAATTTTTTGTGATCTTGTTGTATGTTTAAAAGTAAACACTTGAACTTCAAGCCCTCCTTTGATCAAGGTCATTAAAAAGCATTATTTTACAGCGTTACCTCAATCTGTTAAATATAGCAACAGTAGTAGATAAGACAGAAGCGTATTTATCGTTAGGAGTCTGTTCCCTCACCTTCTCCCCGAGCTCGTTGAATTTGGGCTCCAAGCTCTTGCAGTGTCCGCACCATGGAGCGTAGAACTCAATCAGCACGTCTTTGCTGTCGTCGTTGACGATGGAGTCGAAGTTCTCAGCCACCACGACCTGAGGACAAATGAAAGATGTCACAAGTTCATCATTATGGACTGATAACAGCTTTCAGACAAAAGTTTTAAACAATATAACTGCATTATGCTATTAATACATTATGAATGTGTACATAATAGTTGCTCAGTCAACTACAGTCTACATATGTACATCAGTCAACTGCCCGTTTCATTTTTACAACTCATTCACTAGCTTATTATCACAAGTACAATATCCACATTAATGCCTTATTTTTGGCGACTACTTGTTTGTTCTAATTTCTGAGCAaattttttgttgtattttaagATTGACCAAGTTCAATTTAATGCACCCCTTACAAAAAAGGAGACACCCAAGAGTCTTGTCTACAGGAAACCTGAGGGTGTAATAAAGATCTGGCTGTAACAAAGGATCAGGTATTGTTTATATTCCATTAATCTCCATTCATTCAAGTTTTTACACAGTAGGAGTGTAAATATTAcacatgaaatagaaaaatgtaGGAGCAATACAAATACCACCACATAGTACATTATTAACAGAACATAAGAATCTTCTTTGAGGTTTCATTACCTTGACAGGTCCGTCGTTGCTCTCTGGAATGGGCTCTGATTTGAGGTAGCGCTTCAACTTGCCGTCAAAGTATTCCTGCAGGAAACGCTCCAGAGCTTTTCCATCACGTCTGTCACAAGAACAAAAAAGGAACTTCTTTAGAATAACCAGAAAACACAGGCAGAATCTACAAATATTCAAGTTTTCACTTGGATAAGAAGCCAGTAATCTGActttcatgtagtttttcacTGCCCGCTTCTGCAGGCAAATGAAATAAGTCATACTGCATTTCTGTAAATTTGTTTGTCGTGCTGCTGAGCTCCTCTACAGATCGGTCTTGTACCACAACACCTAGGGAACTTGAATGACTGTTATAATAACGGTGAGATTGTCATTGGACATCATGAGCCCACACCCTCAGTACACTAGACAAGCATCTCCTCAATATGTGAAAGGGTGTTGATTGAGCCACTGAGTAATAACTCCCACAGGGACATCATTAGTTCAACACCCATCTAAAGTCAACAAGCTAGCAAAAGGGAGCATGTGTGTATAATTATGTCTTCCTCAATTTGTGTGCCACGTGTGGCAAATTTGGATGTTTGAAATGCACTTGTggcaaatgacaaaatgacCATTTGACGTGACTCACGAGAACTCCTCAGCCATGACGTATTTGTCTCCCTTGGCAGTGCGGATGGCCACCAGAGGCAGTTCTCCTGAGCTGCCATCCAGGCCAAACTCGGACACGTCGTGGCTGAACGCAGCCTTGCTGGCAACGGCAAAGTTCAGCTTCTTGCCCTGATCCAGGAAGCTCTTGGCCACCTTCATCACCCTGTACAAAGCCACAAAGAACAAACATGGCTTGTGATTTTTcaatgtttaaaaacacaagaagactGAGATTTGAGCTCAGACTAAGGAAATCAACAGCCACTGTGTGAAGGTGAGGAACCCTGGAAGAGTTCAGAGACACTCACCTGTTCCTCCAGTAGTTGGAACCCTTGGGATTTTTGTCATAATCAACATCATAATAAGCCACCAGCACGTCTTTTCCCTTCAGCTGGTCTTTGTTGTCGTCTGTCATGTGGGGGCAGATTCCAAAGCTGAGATGGACAGAGAatataaaaattacaaataaatttAAAACAATCCATCATATTCTCCAGCCACATAATCCAACTATGCAGATGGTTAACAGCAGTGGAACATGCACTAGAATTTGGTTTTGATCAGATCAAACTCTTAGAAATATGCTGCACACACCGACATCCTGCAAACTTCGATCTCATGCAGATTGCCTAGACAAGAGGTTAGCTTCAAGAAAAGTGAAACATGCTGATAGGGACATCGGCATCAcgtgggcaaaaaaaaagaaagaaaaatacaggtGACTCATCCGCCCGCTTTGTCACACAGCGGTTGGTGGGAACGCTGTTAAACCATATGTAGATGATATACGCACAAGTGCTGTATCTTTTGTTTCAGTTGCCTACATATGATACCTGCCTTCAAACTAGCAAAATGTACAAGTAAAAGCACTGATCCCCCAAAATATACAGATGACAGTGCCGAATGAATTCGGTTCATGTCACCAACTCCTAAAAATATTGAAAGATATGGAGACACCAGCTTCATAATGTTTTTTCAGTATCATCTAATGGGGCCCTTTAGAAGATAAtggaagttttaaaaataacacagataGTAGCACGTTAGAGGTTTCACACTCACACCCTTGTTGCATCACgtgtttttaaaaggtttttaagGGCCCATATCACACCACTCTTCACAATTTGACATTAAAATTTGAAGCTTAAGGTAATGATTAAGCGAACCATATACAATGAAGACTTGAGAGCAACATTTGCCATTTCTATTGAAAATAAATAGGTCAGTAATATCATTAACCTCCAAAAATGTCATGACACCAGATAACAGTTACTGCTGATCACAAGTACCAAACACAAATTGTTACAGCTCAGATGTATGCACTTCAACCTCTGTATGCGTTTCACTGTAAAGTCTGCGGAGTAACTAAAGTAACAAACTTAAGTTactgtagtggagtaaaaagtacaatatctgcctCCAAAATTGAGGAGTGGAAATATAACGtaatagaaaacagaaatactaaAGTTACTTCATCACTGGTTACTGGCACAATCatcttttaatgtaaatgtatacaAGTTTCAAATATGAGTTATCAGTCACCTGAATTACTAACAATCAGTCCTGAAAAACTTTATCGATTGATCGCTGCTTCTAGCTGAGCGACAGCTGACTGTGTTTGCAGAGTGCACGCCTCGCCTATTACACAAGGTCCTGTTGGCACCAGGCCttgtatgtaaatatgtacagtGACTATGCAAGATGACCAAGTTTTACCATTGTCAACTAGACCTACAAGTACCAAACATGTCTGCTGCTTAACTAGAGCTGCTGAATGCTAACTGGTGGGGGAAGGATGCAGATAAAACTCACATGTTGTCCTGGATGAACCTCTTGATTTTGTTGCTGGTGTATTTCTCATCGGTGAACTTCACGGAGCTGTCTTCAAACTTGTTGTTGAGTCGTGGTGGGCGGAACAGGATGACTCCCCTGTCGaccaaaaacaggaaatgtcacTGTAGTCCTGCGGcaccaacagcagctgtgttaatAACATCAAATGTGTATGGAATCAAACTATTTGGCGTCTTTGCCAATATCTGCTCCCATGGGCTCGCATAAAAGCAAGAATGATGACTAAGCCAAAGGTGGAAAGAGCTACTTACTCTCCGTCAATGCCTTGGCTCTGGAGGAGAGCCTCAGAGTTGGTGTGGGCGAAGCGGTAGTTGTCTCTCAGGGCGCTGGCTGCCTTCAGGTACTCCGCCTGTGATGTGCTCTTGTCATCAGCAAAGAACCCTAAGAAGGAAAGACAAACCCTATTCAGATGGGGCTACAACAAACATGgtgctgttgtttgtggttGTAACCAAAAAGGCTCAAGTTACCATCCAACGCTTATAGACGTTATTGTTGATCGACTTTTAATTTCACTCATTCACCTCATTTCTGTGTTAACAAACAGTAACTCACCAATAACACTTGCGTCTTGGTCTGCAATGAACTTCTGAAAGGCTGCGTCATCCTTGAGCTCTACAGAAGCTGGGCCAGCCTGCTTCTTGAGGAAGCTGACAATCCCATCTACAGAAAGCAAGAGCAAAGTAGAGGAAGAACACAGAGTGAAGACAGAGACAACCATGAGGTCACAGACATAagtatttgagtatttttgtGGGTGTGAAATCACATCAGAGGCAAATACCTGCTGTTCTGGGACCATCATAGGGACCAGATTCTTCTCCATCCCTGAAGATCTTCAGGGTCGGATAGCCACTGACACCATATTTGCTGCATGTGTTGCTGTTGGATGTGCAGTCAACCTACGAGGAAAGAAAATCATTCACTTTCTGAAGAGGTCCAGAGTGCAGAGAGCCCCACTAAAGTGGACAAAGTTGAGCTTTGCTGCATTATGTAATACCTTGACCAGGGGGACACTGCCTTTCAGACGTGTGGCTGCTGCCTCATACTCAGGTGCTAACCGTTTACAATGGCCACACCTAATGGACAGAAGATATGatcagtcaaacacagacacaatttaCACTTCATCTGTAGTCAGGTTTCAGCTTGGCCAAGATCCTGAGGGAGGTCTAGTGATTTCGCCATTTGGAATTTGATACTTCTGACGTAATTCAGTAGGGTTTGTGAAAAAGTTTAGCCTGAGGGCAACAAACGTGATTCACAAGACTGAAAACtactttaactttaaatctTTGCTGATAACTCCATTAATTGTTTGAGTCACAAATTGTGAGACAATGATACGAAATGTCCAGCACATCTCCCCAAAGCATGAGCTGGCATTCTAATACTGTCTGTCAGTGCAACAATCCAAAGCCAAAACTTATTTAcgtttaattcattattttcataGAAATATGACGTTTTCGCTCTAGGTAGTATAAAGTGATCAACGTTTTAATAAAACCATCTCGGTTAACTTCTATATCTGTTCAAGTTTGGCACAGTGGAACCACGTCACAGCTCTttttgaccaatcagaggtggaCACCAAAACTTGCCCGGCCAATCAGAACGTTACAACAGTCAAAGGACAACCCCCTAACTTCCTCATAGCCCCATTCGTACGTAGTTTCCATTGAAAATCATTCAGAAAACTTATAAGTACAAGACAGACATAAGCgtcttcattattttttttcccacttttaAGTTATATCTACTGTCAAATCGTGGGAGTCTTTGAATCACTGGTCTACTTCAATTAAAACTACTAGTACAGGTAGTTGGCTTACACCTTTCCGCTTCAAGCTATCATGCTAACGTTTGGTCACTAGCCAATAAACCTAAGACAATTGACACTTCCGTCTGTGTTAATGTTAGACGTAGACAGACGTGCAATGTTTAACATACACAACGAATgataaacataaagaaacaatcGAGATGCATTCACAGTATTTTAAGTTCTGCAAGTGAATGGCAATTAGCTGGTCACCGCGAAGCAAGTAAGCTAGCGTTACGTTAGCTTTTTTAACGAACGTAGAGGTTTGACATAAACTGTGCTCATAACGTTTGAAGACTCACCAAGGGGCGAAAAATTCCACCAGAGCGAGGTCATGAGTTCCAATCTTGCTTTCGAAATCATCATCCCCGTAATCAAGCACATCACTGGCCCGGGAGAACCCAGCAAGAGCGGCCAAAAAGATCAGCCTCAACATTGCAGACCGCACTCGCTAAAAGTCGTCTTTACtttttgttaaacaaaaaaaaagtttgaattgCTAAATGTGTCCGTGATGGCCCCCTCTTCAGCGACGTAAAGCCCAGAGATGCAGGCTCATCCGACAGGGCCAAATGCAGACTAGTcgatagagaaagagaaagggatgGAGGCGGTGAAGATGTTCAGGCAGGCTGCGGGACCTCTCCTCCTAACCACAGTGTGGCAGCCTCCCATTGGTCCAATCCAGGCGTCACTCTACTTCTGTCAGCCAATGAGAAGTAAGCAAACGGGCCTTCTTCCTCTCAGACCCAATCACAACCCGACAAAATCAAAACCTCGCTCTCACACGCGGAAGTGCTTATGTTACTAGTTCACTGCTTGATGTCTTGGCTTTTTAATGAACTGCAAACAACTCCAAGTGTGTCGTTACAGCAAGTTGCAAGTGCTCAATCCATACGACTGAAATACAGTTGCAGTGAGAAACATGTATGAAAATGACCTTTTTCATATAGTATCAGGTATAGTAGGACAGGGTACAACTTTTATGTCACCAAGGAGCACTTTGACTCCTTTTAAACTTCAGCCAGTAATAATACATATAGAAAagtacagcaaaacagaaaagtaGACGCAGGACAAATCCAACAAACCAATAAATACTTCAATATCCCCATCAATTTAATCAGTCTAAATTGTACAAAAAAATTGAGAAGTTGATGCAGGTTAAAACTTGGATGACAATAGAGTGACCAACTTAGTATCGGATAATTTTCATTAGTGTTTTGTTTAGTCCAACCAACAGCTCAAAGATATTACGCACAGTCTATTATCATGTCAAAGCTGCAAAGTCTCACAACTGAGAAGTTGTtttcaaattgttgttttaaaatgttttttatgtgcGTGATTAATAGACCAATCGTTGCAGCTCTGGGTGGTAATGTAACTACTTGACCCCATTTCTACCCCaattttaaaactgtttttaactgCCTTTCAGATGAGTTGTTAAGTATTTTCAACCACTGCTTGTTCACAGGCACCTTCCCTCAAAGCCTGCCATGATCAGACCACTTCTCAAAAAAAATTCATCAGAATCCTCAGTTTTTAGTAACTACCTTTAGTAACTATCTGATGAGTTCCTCAGACACGAGTTTTCAGAGCCCGATTACATTTTGTAATCTTCCTTCAGGCAGCACAACATTTACTGTAGTTGTGATGCGCAAATGGTCAGTGTTCTTTCCACCGCTGGCTCAGATGTCAGAggaaaggtcacacacacactcatcacctTGTTGATCTGCCAGTTTTTACCATCATTGTGCTATGCACTGTACCTGTTGTGGAAACGCTAAAACCCCAGGATTAAGTGGGCTGGTGCCATTACTTATATAATGATAATTTAatagaaatgtgtgttattatctCTGTTGCTGTTATCTAAACTACTGGGAAGGTCAAACACTTAATAACAAACAGGTAAACATACTGCTGTCATGACAATAAAAATAGATAATTATGCTTTTAGATGATGAAAAACAAGCATAGTCTCTATCTTTTATGAGTAACACTGGATTTTCAACAGGCAATGCTGGCATCACATCACTGGTTACAGTAATTTATCCTGTAAATTTTGTACTGCTTAATGTAACTTAAGTATCAAGTGAAGTGAGATCTGCCTTACAACTAAATCTTCATACTCTGTCTTGAAAGAGGAGCTTTGTATCAAAATATTGCTTTAATACTTCTACTCTTTTCGTTCATATCATGCTCACATGATGCATTCCtaaataatcttaaaaaaaaaagaaagtaaaatgtaaataaagatgtGATTAATCATAACgaccaaaaaataaatcatacacAGAAGATCAGAGATCAGGTATCATTCCAGCAAGTTCTACTGAGGGTTTCACTAACAGGTTAGTCTGGCTGTGATTGCGATTATGTAGGTGATGTAGACTTTGTCTTCTTAGGTCTCAATTAGAAGTGTTGtgatatattgatatttcaATAACCATGATAATTACAAATATAGTATTGTATTGTAAGTATTGTAAATAACATATTGCCTCTTAAATTTcaatttcttcacattattGCTTTGTCACATAGCAGGTAGCTCTTTCTATGATGATATTATCTTGAATTCTTTAGGCCACAGTAACCGTGTCGTGAAGATCTGATATTGTGAGATTTATTCCAAAACCCCCCAAGCAGATTCCATTCTTATTCTTAGTTTCAGTCTTATTACAGAAGACACACAAGCAAAAGTAGGCTTCAAATTAATTACCAGTTTGATACAGGATGTGATAatgatttcaatattttatgAAGCTTCAGTTGTAGAACCATGCCAGCAGAGGGAGCTCTCAGACAGCCCACAGTCAGTGACCTCGCCATAGTCAGGTAAGGTCTTTTCAAAAAACATGTTCCATCAGTgttaaataaaagcaaacagtCATACAACACCTCAGAGGGTAAGTCAGATGCAAAGAGATGTTTCAGTTTACAGACTTAGGAATCTTGTATTTCGTTAATGAGTATTTGTAAGCAGtatattaaaatacatttttataagcCACATTAATTTCCAAAATGTACCATGTATCAAACCAAGGTTAACATGTCTGACACTTGTGGAGGCCAATATATCCCTTGTTAAAGTGTCTTTCAGCAATATTTTCTTAATTAGGCCCTCATCACTTCTTTATTAGTTTCATGTTAATCTGCCAAAACTCTGTTATGTACTATATTACTACAAAACTCACTTACTTACTCACTTGCCATATTGGAGGAGGAAAGTTACAGACTTGTAGGGAAAATCTTGAAAGTCTAAGACATATAAAAGTACTGAAATTGTGCAGACTAAAATCAGAAGATCTTTCTCAAAATGTGTATCGAGCCGaatgttgtattttctttcttccctctgatCTCATTCAAGGTCAACAGATATTTGTGGGAAAATTAGAAAAAGAAGATGCAGATGAAAACTTGTTATCTGGCTGTGCAAAGAATGGTCCATATGAAGAATAATATCATATGGTATCTGACCTTGTATGGAGTCTCTATAAATCGCTGTGGTTTTGGTATGCATTGTTTGTCAGCCTCACTAACCTACAGTGCAgtacaagaaaaacaatgactttTAAATCATGCTCCACTACACTCATCTAAAACCATGTGTAAAACCGTGTTTCAGTGCTGAAAATATTCTGGTCTTCATTTTTGTAAACCTTGCTTCCTAAACTTATCTCTGTGGCTCAAACATCCACACAGCCAACTGACAAGCTGTGCTGCTAATCCTTTAAAAGCCGAGGTGCCTTTCTTCCAGAGCAGCCACCGTTTACTGTAAACTTACAGCTGAGATTGGGATTGCGGAAATAGAAAAAGGGATCAAATGAGGTTAGAGGAGGGCTCAAAGTGTGTGAGTACAGAAACTGTATTGCACTACACAGCACTTTGTCAAATATCTGTACTGTTTCAAGGTCATCAATTGGTTATCCACTGGCACCTCAGCCCGTACAcatattcatcatcatttagTCGACATAttttccctcacacacagactgtcaCATCACTGTTCAACCACCATTTTATTCTACGAAccagtgttttgtctgtgtgtggccGAGTGCTTCTGCGCTGTACAGATTTATTTTCCGTTACCCACAAAGCCCCTTCGTTCCTAAATCAGAGCCCCCATTGCCTCTGTAAAGTGGTTGCCACGGCAACCCTCCTGCTCCTCAGCCATATCTggaacaaggaggaggagagatgagggcTGCAGCATTATGCTTGTGACATGCTCTGAGAGCTGTGAGAGAacgagaaggagggagggagggagaggatgtgagtgtttgtatgtAGTCAGAACCTTCCTCCAAATCCTCGAACAGAGAAACAGATTCCTGATTCCTTCGCAACACCAACACTTGAAGTCTCAGCTGCGTCTTGTCAGAACACTGAATGTCTTGTAGTCCTGTCAGCGTCCAgaccaaaacactggaaaaactGTTGCCTGTTTCATCACTGGAGACAATAAAACTTATTCACAACAGGACAAAGCACTTGTTACATACTTCCTGCAATGCAGAAAGAACACTGACATCTTCACACTCGCTTGTAAATAACAGCCGGacactttctttgttgttgctgagATTGCTCAATGGATGTTTATACTGTAGATGTGTTCACAGTCAGATATTATATC
This sequence is a window from Acanthopagrus latus isolate v.2019 chromosome 8, fAcaLat1.1, whole genome shotgun sequence. Protein-coding genes within it:
- the pdia3 gene encoding protein disulfide-isomerase A3, whose amino-acid sequence is MLRLIFLAALAGFSRASDVLDYGDDDFESKIGTHDLALVEFFAPWCGHCKRLAPEYEAAATRLKGSVPLVKVDCTSNSNTCSKYGVSGYPTLKIFRDGEESGPYDGPRTADGIVSFLKKQAGPASVELKDDAAFQKFIADQDASVIGFFADDKSTSQAEYLKAASALRDNYRFAHTNSEALLQSQGIDGEGVILFRPPRLNNKFEDSSVKFTDEKYTSNKIKRFIQDNIFGICPHMTDDNKDQLKGKDVLVAYYDVDYDKNPKGSNYWRNRVMKVAKSFLDQGKKLNFAVASKAAFSHDVSEFGLDGSSGELPLVAIRTAKGDKYVMAEEFSRDGKALERFLQEYFDGKLKRYLKSEPIPESNDGPVKVVVAENFDSIVNDDSKDVLIEFYAPWCGHCKSLEPKFNELGEKLAEDPNIVIAKMDATANDVPSPYEVSGFPTLYFAPAGRKMTPKKYEGGREVSDFISYLKREATNPLAVQEESKKKKKKKRDGDDEL